In Sinorhizobium fredii USDA 257, one genomic interval encodes:
- the trbK gene encoding entry exclusion protein TrbK, which produces MSRAVIIALVILVPAVSTTATALIVNSRASNPSAPEEQRTAKEKFFGAGKALPPIKDGQEMGPRW; this is translated from the coding sequence GTGAGCCGCGCCGTTATCATTGCCTTAGTGATCCTCGTCCCTGCGGTTTCGACCACAGCGACAGCGCTGATCGTCAACTCCAGAGCCTCCAACCCATCCGCACCTGAGGAGCAACGCACCGCCAAAGAAAAATTCTTCGGCGCGGGGAAGGCGCTTCCGCCGATCAAGGATGGTCAGGAGATGGGTCCAAGATGGTGA
- the trbL gene encoding P-type conjugative transfer protein TrbL, with amino-acid sequence MVKISLARSLLIAGLAYVAFEARAFAQEGLVLTELENHISAAAKGWETTILDAAKSLFWILATIEIGIAAISLALQAASLDSWFAELVRRIMFVGFFAFVLTQGPTFARAVIDSLFQIGAGGGSASPAEIFDAGIRVASQMSQQAQFDVFEDNALAIAAVLAMGVVVICFSLVAAIFVSVMVEMYVGLLAGMIMLGLGGSSFTKDFAVRYLVYAFGVGMKLMALVMIAKIGSQVLLGLANAPTASSDQFVTTLAIAGISVVVFIIAMYVPSIIQGVVQGASVSGGMETIRHGGQAASFAAGAGFLAGGAARTGFTAGQSARAAGSSLAGAALRGFGAGIGSASSAAGSAAKEKAIGSPGAYAGSILGLANAKLDESRGGHSGHKPPPERKD; translated from the coding sequence ATGGTGAAGATCAGTCTTGCACGTTCGTTGCTGATTGCAGGCTTGGCTTATGTCGCCTTCGAGGCACGCGCTTTCGCGCAGGAAGGACTAGTCCTCACGGAGTTGGAGAACCACATCTCGGCAGCCGCGAAAGGATGGGAAACCACCATCCTTGACGCGGCGAAATCGCTGTTTTGGATTTTGGCCACCATCGAGATCGGCATCGCAGCCATCTCGCTGGCGCTCCAGGCGGCTTCGCTCGACAGCTGGTTTGCTGAGCTTGTCCGGCGGATCATGTTCGTCGGATTTTTTGCTTTCGTTCTGACGCAGGGCCCGACCTTCGCGCGCGCCGTGATCGATAGCCTGTTCCAGATCGGCGCTGGCGGGGGCTCGGCATCCCCCGCTGAAATCTTCGACGCTGGCATTCGGGTCGCCTCACAAATGTCGCAGCAAGCCCAGTTCGACGTCTTCGAGGACAATGCGCTCGCAATCGCTGCGGTGCTGGCGATGGGTGTCGTGGTCATCTGCTTTTCGCTGGTTGCAGCAATTTTCGTGTCGGTCATGGTCGAGATGTATGTCGGCCTGCTCGCTGGCATGATCATGCTTGGGCTTGGCGGTTCCTCTTTCACGAAAGACTTCGCTGTCCGATATCTTGTCTATGCCTTCGGCGTCGGCATGAAACTGATGGCGCTCGTGATGATAGCTAAGATTGGATCGCAGGTCCTCTTGGGCCTGGCGAATGCTCCAACCGCGTCTTCCGACCAATTTGTCACGACCCTGGCGATCGCCGGCATCTCCGTCGTGGTTTTCATCATCGCCATGTACGTGCCGAGCATCATCCAAGGTGTAGTGCAAGGCGCCTCGGTTTCCGGGGGGATGGAAACGATCCGTCACGGCGGCCAGGCGGCATCCTTCGCCGCCGGCGCTGGGTTCCTCGCGGGCGGCGCCGCGAGAACGGGTTTCACGGCCGGTCAGTCGGCACGAGCGGCGGGTTCATCCCTCGCCGGCGCGGCGCTTCGGGGTTTCGGCGCGGGGATCGGATCCGCCAGCAGTGCTGCTGGTTCTGCCGCCAAGGAAAAGGCGATCGGTTCACCCGGCGCCTATGCCGGATCAATCCTCGGCCTCGCCAACGCCAAGCTCGATGAGAGCCGGGGCGGTCATAGCGGGCACAAGCCACCTCCCGAACGCAAAGACTAA
- a CDS encoding conjugal transfer protein TrbF has translation MAANRAPENPYLAARQEWTERYGSYVRAAAAWRTVGILGLAMAVIGFGYAMYLSTEVKLVPYIVQVDKLGTSVTTGFPEQIEYADVRVVRATLGNFVTSFRSITPDAAVQKQYIDRTYALLRTSHPSTEKINAWFRGNSPFEKAKTATVAIEVNNIVALSNQTYQIDWTEYERDRKGKEIGTRRFRGIATVTLTAPQDEATIRLNPIGLYVRDFDWTAQL, from the coding sequence ATGGCAGCGAACCGCGCCCCCGAAAACCCCTATCTTGCCGCGCGGCAGGAATGGACGGAACGATACGGATCCTATGTGCGAGCCGCCGCGGCATGGCGCACAGTCGGCATTCTGGGCCTGGCCATGGCCGTAATCGGTTTCGGATATGCTATGTATCTCAGCACCGAGGTCAAGCTCGTGCCTTACATCGTCCAGGTCGACAAGCTTGGCACGTCGGTCACGACCGGTTTCCCCGAACAGATTGAATATGCGGATGTGCGGGTAGTGCGCGCCACGCTCGGCAATTTCGTGACCAGCTTCCGTTCGATCACGCCGGACGCCGCGGTGCAGAAACAATATATCGACCGCACCTACGCGCTCCTTCGGACCTCGCATCCATCGACGGAGAAGATCAACGCCTGGTTCCGAGGCAATTCGCCATTCGAGAAGGCGAAAACCGCAACGGTCGCGATCGAAGTCAACAACATCGTGGCGCTCTCAAACCAGACCTATCAGATCGACTGGACCGAATACGAACGGGACCGCAAGGGCAAGGAGATCGGCACGCGCCGGTTCCGGGGCATCGCGACGGTGACACTCACCGCGCCGCAGGACGAGGCAACCATCCGCCTCAATCCAATCGGCCTTTATGTCCGGGATTTTGACTGGACAGCGCAGCTTTAA
- the trbG gene encoding P-type conjugative transfer protein TrbG has protein sequence MHRTGLIAAAGCLATLVFASAAEAQSMTTNEVKGTSISRKWRGTAGLVTTGPDGKVIFLYGETQPSVVCSPLQVCDIELQGGEIVRDVLVGDSVRWKVEPATSGAIGGQAIHLIVKPSEPGLVTSMVVTTSRRTYHIQLKSHPSQYMARVGFEYTEDVSTKLADINSRLETGGIPGTAPDKPNFSYSVSGSAPWKPKRVYSDGAKTYVQFSKSISGQDAPVLFVVSGGQNRIVNYRMKNDMMIVDYAVDKAILVSGVGWRQQKITIRRGG, from the coding sequence ATGCACAGAACCGGATTGATCGCAGCCGCCGGCTGCCTGGCAACACTCGTCTTTGCGAGCGCCGCTGAAGCGCAGAGCATGACCACCAATGAGGTGAAGGGCACCAGTATTTCGAGGAAATGGCGCGGCACGGCCGGGTTGGTGACGACTGGTCCCGACGGCAAGGTCATCTTCCTGTACGGCGAGACGCAGCCGTCGGTCGTCTGCTCGCCCTTGCAGGTCTGCGATATCGAATTGCAAGGCGGCGAAATCGTCCGTGACGTTCTCGTTGGCGATAGCGTGCGCTGGAAGGTCGAACCTGCGACATCGGGTGCCATAGGCGGGCAGGCGATCCACCTGATCGTCAAGCCATCGGAGCCCGGACTTGTGACCTCGATGGTGGTCACGACGTCGCGCCGCACCTATCACATCCAGCTGAAATCCCATCCGAGCCAGTATATGGCCCGGGTCGGTTTCGAGTATACGGAGGACGTTTCGACGAAGCTTGCTGACATCAATTCAAGGCTCGAGACCGGCGGCATTCCAGGAACGGCACCCGACAAGCCGAACTTCTCCTACTCGGTCAGCGGGAGCGCGCCGTGGAAGCCGAAACGGGTCTATTCGGACGGCGCAAAAACCTACGTCCAATTCTCGAAATCGATCTCCGGACAGGACGCGCCGGTGCTCTTCGTCGTCAGCGGCGGCCAAAACCGCATCGTCAACTACCGCATGAAGAATGACATGATGATCGTGGACTACGCGGTCGACAAGGCGATCCTCGTCTCCGGCGTCGGCTGGCGGCAGCAGAAGATCACTATTCGGCGGGGAGGCTGA
- the trbH gene encoding conjugal transfer protein TrbH, translating to MRKLLISFVTVAILSGCQTAEDGLTTSSTPTTVTGPAASAIAGDMASRLAEQIGPSATTTIKIEKDSSDFASALEAALKGWGYTVVTDGKVGRVGKDVKLVELGYSIDGVDGQVLARLSTPSIALGRAYSATAAGAVPASPLSIMQRN from the coding sequence ATGCGGAAGCTTCTGATCTCCTTCGTTACGGTGGCTATTCTTTCCGGCTGCCAAACGGCCGAGGACGGGCTGACGACCAGTTCCACGCCAACCACCGTCACCGGGCCCGCGGCGAGCGCGATTGCCGGCGATATGGCAAGCCGGCTCGCCGAGCAGATCGGCCCGTCTGCGACGACGACCATCAAGATCGAAAAAGACTCGTCGGATTTCGCGAGCGCGCTTGAGGCGGCGCTGAAAGGCTGGGGCTATACGGTCGTGACTGATGGCAAGGTCGGCAGGGTCGGCAAGGACGTGAAACTGGTCGAGCTCGGCTATTCGATCGACGGTGTTGACGGTCAGGTGCTCGCGCGACTTTCGACGCCCTCTATCGCGCTTGGCCGGGCCTACTCGGCAACGGCAGCGGGTGCTGTGCCGGCAAGTCCGCTTTCCATCATGCAGCGCAACTGA